The proteins below are encoded in one region of Elusimicrobiota bacterium:
- the dcd gene encoding dCTP deaminase, translated as MPVKSDKWIIDQAENQAMIRPFAREQIKQMELPQGTMRRLISFGVSSYGYDMRLGNMYRVLKADSGLEIDPKNIKPGIFQTMRADDFLMIPPHGLILAQTMEYFKIPRDILTICFGKSTYARCGIFVNVTPFEPEWEGHATIAISNLTPLPVKLYSGEGIAQLIFLQSDDVCAISYQDKNGKYQAQLEPTAAKI; from the coding sequence ATGCCGGTAAAATCTGACAAATGGATTATTGATCAAGCGGAGAATCAAGCGATGATTCGTCCGTTCGCGCGGGAACAAATCAAACAAATGGAATTGCCCCAAGGGACAATGCGACGTTTGATTTCGTTCGGCGTGTCGAGTTACGGCTACGACATGCGGCTCGGAAACATGTACCGGGTCCTCAAAGCGGATTCCGGACTTGAAATTGACCCCAAAAACATAAAACCCGGGATTTTTCAAACCATGCGCGCCGATGATTTCCTGATGATTCCGCCCCATGGCCTCATCTTGGCCCAAACCATGGAATACTTCAAAATTCCAAGGGATATTCTGACCATTTGTTTCGGAAAATCCACTTACGCCCGGTGCGGCATCTTCGTCAACGTGACGCCGTTTGAACCTGAGTGGGAAGGTCATGCCACCATAGCGATCAGCAATTTGACACCCCTGCCCGTGAAACTGTATTCAGGGGAAGGAATTGCTCAACTTATTTTTCTTCAATCCGATGATGTCTGCGCTATTTCCTATCAAGACAAAAACGGCAAATATCAGGCCCAGTTGGAACCAACGGCTGCGAAAATATAG
- the nrdR gene encoding Transcriptional repressor NrdR produces the protein MKCPHCNHPEDHVTDSRPVESGNVIRRRRECLQCERRFTTYERLEVIPMIVLKSDNRREPYDRNKLREGVSRACKNRNISAEQIEKLVTEVEISLQEDFVIEVPSKSIGERLLAKLKDLDHVAYIRFASVYKQFSDVDSFFQEIRGLKHEQKIKNRKSPPLDLLAGFVGEPTAKN, from the coding sequence ATGAAATGCCCCCATTGCAATCATCCTGAAGATCACGTAACCGATTCTCGGCCAGTCGAATCGGGTAATGTTATTCGTCGTCGCCGAGAATGCTTACAGTGCGAACGACGGTTTACCACCTACGAACGCCTTGAAGTCATTCCGATGATCGTGCTCAAGTCCGACAACCGCCGGGAACCCTACGACCGAAACAAGCTCCGAGAAGGGGTGTCGCGGGCTTGTAAAAACCGAAATATTTCCGCCGAGCAGATCGAAAAATTGGTAACCGAAGTTGAAATTTCCCTCCAAGAAGATTTTGTTATCGAAGTACCCAGCAAATCAATAGGCGAACGGCTTTTGGCCAAATTGAAAGATCTCGATCATGTGGCCTATATTCGCTTCGCATCGGTTTACAAACAGTTTTCTGACGTGGATAGTTTTTTCCAAGAAATTCGAGGCCTTAAACACGAACAAAAGATTAAAAACAGAAAAAGCCCACCCCTGGATCTTCTCGCAGGGTTTGTTGGCGAACCCACCGCCAAAAACTAA
- the oprF gene encoding Outer membrane porin F produces MNNKWVLATGVVLFHMGAPAVQANPKFPVTVGPQIGYMVIEGDSDVESDLVYGARFGTFLTKDLAAELVVLGGKSDIENTNKSADLLLPHVELQKHYGNSVWTPYLAAGLGYLQVNRDRQINENEIDFSVLYGAGLKWQFHPSFQARLDGRHFIDAESGQGTHNGLFTLGISWVYGNDVRAKKEIPPPPPPVVQVVDSDQDGVLDEIDRCPGTPLQTKVDERGCTLLFDTDGDGVNDDLDECPGTALGTVVDGVGCPQAEFRVPEKEWVLHGVRFQSGSDKLTPDSIKGLEEVVGILSTHARVRVEIQGHTDRTGSFELNQQLSEARAISVKWYLVGRGIEPGRMETVGFGYSKPIADNKTAANRAKNRRIEFRVLSR; encoded by the coding sequence GTGAACAATAAATGGGTTTTGGCCACTGGCGTGGTTCTATTTCATATGGGAGCTCCGGCGGTTCAAGCAAACCCCAAGTTCCCCGTCACCGTGGGTCCCCAAATTGGGTATATGGTGATCGAAGGCGATTCAGATGTTGAAAGTGACCTCGTTTATGGAGCCAGGTTCGGGACCTTTTTAACCAAAGATTTGGCCGCAGAACTGGTGGTGCTGGGCGGAAAGTCGGATATTGAAAATACCAACAAAAGCGCCGATTTGTTGCTGCCGCATGTCGAACTTCAAAAACACTATGGAAATTCCGTTTGGACGCCCTATTTGGCTGCTGGACTTGGATATCTTCAGGTGAACCGCGATCGTCAGATCAACGAAAATGAAATCGATTTTTCAGTGCTGTATGGAGCGGGTCTCAAATGGCAATTTCATCCTTCCTTTCAAGCGCGATTGGATGGGCGTCATTTTATAGATGCCGAAAGCGGACAGGGCACCCACAATGGACTCTTCACGCTGGGCATCAGTTGGGTTTATGGAAATGATGTGCGGGCCAAAAAAGAGATTCCCCCTCCCCCTCCGCCCGTTGTTCAGGTGGTGGATTCCGATCAAGACGGAGTCCTTGATGAAATCGACCGTTGCCCGGGAACGCCACTTCAAACAAAAGTGGATGAAAGGGGCTGCACTCTTCTTTTTGATACCGATGGCGATGGGGTGAATGATGATCTGGACGAATGCCCTGGAACGGCACTTGGCACGGTTGTAGATGGGGTGGGCTGTCCTCAGGCCGAATTTCGTGTTCCAGAAAAAGAATGGGTGCTTCATGGCGTGCGGTTTCAGAGCGGTTCTGACAAATTAACGCCAGACAGCATCAAGGGTTTAGAAGAGGTGGTTGGTATTTTATCCACGCATGCCCGCGTTCGAGTTGAAATCCAAGGTCACACCGATCGAACGGGGTCTTTCGAGCTGAATCAACAACTTTCTGAGGCGCGGGCCATTTCGGTTAAGTGGTATTTGGTGGGACGAGGCATTGAGCCCGGTCGTATGGAAACCGTCGGATTCGGTTATTCCAAACCCATTGCCGACAACAAAACCGCCGCCAACCGAGCCAAAAACCGCCGCATCGAATTCCGCGTTTTAAGTCGCTAA
- the carB_2 gene encoding Carbamoyl-phosphate synthase large chain, whose translation MPKRTDLNKILIIGSGPIIIGQACEFDYSGTQAVKALKKEGYKVILINSNPATIMTDPELADGTYVEPLTPQVLEAIIEKERPDALLPTLGGQTALNLAVEVAKNGTLKKYGVEMIGANLEAIEKAEDRRLFKKAMEEIGLDMPKSGFAKTLTEAEEMSQKIGFPLIIRPSFTLGGTGSGLVYTREEFLKAAAKGLDLSPISEILIEESLEGWKEYELEVMRDKADQCIVICSIENVDPLGVHTGDSITVAPAMTLTDKEYQRMRDQAFACIRKIGVETGGSNIQFGLHPGTGRLIVIEMNPRVSRSSALASKATGFPIAKLAALLAVGYRLDEIKNDITKKTPASFEPTIDYTVVKIPRFAFEKFSESNQQLGTQMKSVGEVMALGRTFKEALQKAYRGLEIGRAGLGSDGKSFNPVVEQAIVAKQEMSPDAWTQKYDSLLQTLREKIRTPNSDRLFALKAGLKLGLTPSEIYNLSKIDPWFISQINELVQFENRLNESLNGNNEGRKTLQGEFLREAKKLGYSDIQLGHLLGQTEKQIRAIRKKLKIEPVFNLVDTCAAEFEAYTPYYYSTYGEENETKPSKKKKVMILGGGPNRIGQGIEFDYCCVHAVKALQEAGYETIMVNCNPETVSTDYDTSDHLYFEPLTLEDVLNIVEREKPLGLIVQFGGQTPLNLALPLEECGVKILGTSPDSIDLAEDRERFGRLLNKLRIPQPAHGMARSYEEAKEVANRIGYPVMLRPSYVLGGRAMEVVYDDEMLESYIARAASLSSTHPVLIDKFLDNALEIDVDALSDGTHTYIGGIMEHIEAAGIHSGDSACMLPPRKLNKESLATIVSYTKTLAKALKVKGLMNMQLALKDNVVYVLEVNPRASRTVPFVSKATNVPLAKLAAKLMMGKKLSQVLPKHVQDRDFVTPWTSVKEAVLPWSRFPGVDAVLGPEMRSTGEVMGIADNFSAAYAKSQAAANSPLPSHGKVLISLQKTSRMRAIEIARQLHQLGFGVLATEGTALSFREAGIPVEIVKKIEEGRPNVVDIITNKEVSLIINTPSGAHSRKDGYAIRNAALGAGVPIITTLAAAAAATEAIESLQKDAWTIRSLQDYYKLLSKKPDPLNPKKQKAVSKL comes from the coding sequence ATGCCAAAAAGAACTGACCTCAATAAAATTCTCATCATCGGTTCAGGCCCCATCATCATCGGCCAAGCTTGTGAATTTGATTATTCCGGAACGCAAGCCGTCAAAGCGCTCAAAAAAGAGGGCTATAAAGTCATCTTGATCAACTCCAACCCGGCCACCATCATGACCGATCCGGAGTTGGCCGATGGAACCTATGTTGAACCTCTCACACCCCAAGTGCTGGAGGCCATCATTGAAAAAGAGCGGCCTGACGCGCTCTTGCCCACGCTGGGGGGACAAACCGCCCTGAACCTGGCTGTCGAAGTGGCCAAAAATGGGACCCTGAAAAAATATGGTGTGGAAATGATTGGCGCGAACCTCGAAGCCATAGAAAAAGCCGAAGACCGGCGGCTTTTCAAGAAAGCCATGGAAGAAATCGGCCTCGATATGCCAAAGAGCGGATTCGCGAAAACATTGACCGAAGCGGAAGAAATGTCCCAAAAAATCGGGTTTCCGCTCATCATTCGTCCTTCCTTTACCTTGGGCGGAACCGGATCGGGATTGGTTTATACCCGTGAAGAATTTCTCAAAGCCGCCGCGAAAGGTTTGGACTTGAGCCCCATCAGCGAAATTTTAATTGAGGAATCATTGGAAGGTTGGAAAGAATACGAACTTGAGGTGATGAGAGACAAAGCCGACCAATGTATCGTCATTTGTTCAATTGAAAATGTCGACCCGCTCGGCGTGCACACGGGGGATTCCATCACCGTTGCTCCCGCCATGACGCTCACGGACAAAGAATATCAACGCATGCGGGACCAAGCCTTTGCCTGCATTCGTAAAATTGGTGTGGAAACCGGCGGATCCAACATTCAATTTGGTTTGCACCCTGGAACGGGACGTTTGATTGTCATTGAAATGAACCCGCGCGTGTCCCGGTCAAGCGCCTTGGCCTCCAAAGCCACGGGGTTCCCCATTGCCAAGTTGGCGGCCTTGTTGGCCGTTGGGTACCGATTGGATGAAATCAAAAACGACATCACCAAAAAAACACCGGCCAGTTTCGAACCCACGATTGATTACACCGTCGTCAAAATTCCGCGGTTCGCTTTTGAAAAATTTTCCGAGAGCAATCAACAGCTCGGCACGCAAATGAAATCGGTTGGAGAAGTGATGGCGTTGGGCCGCACCTTCAAAGAAGCGCTTCAGAAAGCCTACCGCGGACTTGAGATTGGACGCGCTGGTTTGGGGTCGGATGGGAAATCCTTTAATCCGGTGGTCGAACAAGCCATTGTGGCCAAACAAGAAATGTCACCGGACGCATGGACCCAGAAATATGATTCGCTGCTCCAAACCCTTCGTGAAAAAATCCGCACCCCCAACTCTGACCGGCTCTTCGCTCTCAAAGCCGGCCTCAAACTGGGCTTGACTCCCTCTGAGATCTATAACCTTTCCAAAATTGACCCTTGGTTTATTTCTCAAATTAATGAATTGGTCCAGTTTGAAAACAGACTGAACGAATCACTTAATGGAAACAATGAAGGCCGAAAAACTCTTCAAGGCGAGTTTCTTCGAGAAGCCAAAAAGTTGGGATACTCTGACATTCAACTGGGCCATTTGCTGGGACAAACTGAAAAACAGATTCGGGCCATTCGAAAAAAACTCAAAATAGAGCCGGTGTTTAATCTGGTGGACACTTGCGCCGCGGAGTTTGAGGCCTACACCCCTTATTACTACTCCACCTACGGCGAGGAAAATGAAACCAAACCCTCCAAGAAAAAGAAGGTTATGATTTTGGGCGGGGGCCCCAACCGGATCGGTCAAGGAATCGAATTTGATTATTGCTGCGTTCACGCGGTGAAAGCCCTGCAAGAAGCCGGCTATGAAACCATCATGGTTAATTGCAACCCCGAGACGGTCTCCACCGATTACGACACGTCCGACCATTTGTATTTTGAACCCCTCACGCTGGAAGATGTCCTGAATATTGTCGAACGGGAAAAACCGTTGGGCCTTATCGTTCAGTTCGGAGGGCAAACGCCGCTTAATTTGGCCTTGCCCCTTGAAGAGTGCGGTGTGAAAATTTTAGGCACCTCACCCGATTCCATCGACTTGGCTGAAGACCGTGAACGTTTCGGTCGGCTTCTCAACAAACTCCGAATTCCGCAACCGGCCCACGGCATGGCCCGTTCCTATGAAGAAGCCAAAGAAGTGGCCAATCGTATCGGTTATCCGGTGATGTTGCGCCCCTCCTATGTGCTGGGCGGACGGGCCATGGAAGTGGTTTATGACGATGAAATGCTTGAGTCTTATATCGCTCGGGCGGCGTCGCTTTCTTCCACTCATCCCGTATTGATTGATAAGTTTTTGGATAACGCGCTCGAAATCGACGTCGACGCGCTGTCGGACGGAACCCACACCTATATTGGCGGCATCATGGAACATATTGAAGCGGCTGGTATCCACTCGGGGGATTCCGCTTGTATGCTGCCGCCCCGAAAACTCAACAAAGAATCCTTGGCCACCATTGTGAGCTACACCAAAACATTGGCCAAAGCGCTGAAAGTTAAAGGGCTCATGAACATGCAGCTCGCGCTCAAGGACAATGTGGTGTACGTCTTGGAAGTGAACCCGCGGGCGAGTCGGACCGTGCCCTTTGTTTCCAAAGCGACCAATGTCCCCTTGGCCAAATTGGCCGCCAAGTTGATGATGGGGAAAAAACTTTCGCAAGTTTTACCGAAACACGTTCAAGACCGGGACTTCGTCACCCCTTGGACATCGGTTAAAGAAGCCGTCCTCCCATGGAGCCGATTCCCTGGTGTGGACGCGGTTTTGGGCCCGGAAATGAGGTCCACCGGAGAAGTGATGGGGATTGCCGATAATTTTTCCGCCGCCTATGCCAAATCTCAAGCGGCGGCCAATTCTCCTCTACCCTCCCATGGGAAGGTATTGATCAGCCTTCAAAAAACCTCACGTATGCGCGCCATTGAAATTGCCAGACAACTGCATCAGTTGGGTTTTGGCGTGTTGGCCACAGAGGGAACAGCTCTTTCTTTTCGAGAAGCTGGAATCCCGGTTGAAATCGTTAAAAAGATTGAGGAGGGGCGACCCAACGTGGTGGACATCATCACCAACAAGGAAGTTTCCCTCATTATCAACACGCCGTCAGGCGCTCATTCTAGGAAGGACGGTTACGCCATCCGAAATGCGGCTTTGGGAGCGGGCGTTCCGATCATCACCACCTTGGCCGCCGCGGCCGCAGCCACAGAAGCCATTGAGTCCCTCCAAAAAGACGCCTGGACCATCCGGTCGCTGCAGGATTACTATAAACTTCTCTCCAAAAAACCCGACCCTCTCAACCCGAAAAAACAAAAAGCCGTTTCAAAACTCTAA
- the carA_2 gene encoding Carbamoyl-phosphate synthase small chain, protein MAEIIQHSIKGVLALATGKIFQGTLFGAVPSDKSGGEVVFNTSLTGYQEILTDPSYHGQIVVMTPSHIGNTGVNPEDVESRKIFLSGFVVQEISGLFSNWRATGSLSDYLAQAGVAGLSGVDTRALTRYLRTQGAVNGVIAPLSRDLKSLIKLAKAVPSLEGRNLAAEVTSSQSYTWNQSSLTLPSNVPVSHARPAQKMKVVVMDFGVKQNILRCLVDLGCEVRVVPSATSSDQILDYNPDGILLSNGPGDPAAVEDGIKTIETLIKHNLHQKSQGNSPIPMFGICLGNQLLGLALGGNTYKLKFGHHGANHPIKELETGRVDITSQNHGFAVEGQKTGKGEWIVKGNKDALVTHINLNDEAIEGLRHKTLPLFSVQYHPEASAGPHDARHLFNRFYSLMENYHAKKN, encoded by the coding sequence ATGGCTGAAATAATTCAACATTCCATCAAAGGCGTTTTGGCCTTGGCCACTGGGAAAATTTTCCAGGGAACTTTGTTCGGAGCCGTACCCAGCGACAAATCGGGAGGCGAGGTGGTTTTCAACACCTCCCTCACCGGCTACCAAGAAATTTTGACCGACCCTTCTTACCACGGACAAATTGTGGTGATGACGCCCTCCCACATCGGCAACACAGGTGTGAATCCAGAAGATGTGGAATCTCGTAAAATTTTTCTTTCAGGCTTTGTGGTTCAAGAAATAAGTGGGTTATTCTCCAATTGGCGCGCGACTGGAAGTCTTTCTGATTATTTGGCGCAAGCCGGCGTGGCGGGTTTAAGCGGCGTTGATACCCGCGCTTTGACCCGATATTTAAGAACCCAAGGAGCGGTCAATGGCGTGATTGCGCCTCTCAGCCGCGATTTGAAAAGCCTCATCAAATTGGCCAAAGCGGTTCCTTCTTTGGAAGGAAGAAATTTAGCGGCCGAAGTTACTTCTTCTCAAAGTTACACATGGAACCAAAGTTCACTCACGCTGCCATCCAATGTCCCCGTGTCGCACGCCAGACCAGCACAAAAAATGAAAGTGGTGGTGATGGATTTTGGAGTGAAACAAAATATTTTGCGTTGCCTTGTCGATCTGGGATGTGAGGTGCGGGTGGTGCCTTCCGCCACGTCTTCTGATCAAATTTTGGATTACAATCCAGATGGAATTCTGCTTTCAAACGGTCCCGGCGATCCAGCGGCGGTTGAAGACGGTATCAAAACCATCGAAACCCTTATTAAACACAACCTTCATCAAAAATCCCAAGGGAACTCGCCCATCCCCATGTTTGGTATTTGTTTGGGGAATCAATTGCTCGGCTTGGCTTTGGGGGGAAATACCTATAAATTGAAATTTGGACATCATGGGGCCAATCATCCCATCAAAGAATTGGAAACGGGGCGAGTGGACATCACTTCTCAGAACCATGGATTCGCTGTGGAAGGTCAAAAAACTGGGAAAGGGGAATGGATCGTCAAAGGGAACAAAGACGCGTTGGTGACCCACATTAATTTGAACGACGAAGCCATCGAAGGCTTGCGTCACAAAACATTGCCGTTATTTTCGGTTCAATATCATCCGGAGGCCTCCGCCGGTCCCCATGACGCGCGGCATTTATTTAATCGCTTTTATTCTCTCATGGAAAATTACCATGCCAAAAAGAACTGA
- the purA gene encoding Adenylosuccinate synthetase, translated as MSSLVVIGAQWGDEGKGKIVHIIGKNSDVIVRYQGGNNAGHTVVFDGKHFVLHLIPSGILEPKKKAIIGNGVVVDPGALKEEVEFLEKRKIQVRGRLSVSELAHVILSYHKYLDTLRETGAKAGVIGTTRKGIGPAYSDKVARNGIRVVDYLEKDLFESLLEHNLRDKEPLLAKVKPIKQIRAEIMKDYPKLRDFMQEFATDTSIQLAKAFDDKKRILFESAQGTMLDVDFGTYPYVTSSNPIAGGACAGAGVGPSNIDEVLGVIKAYTTRVGDGPFPTELFDATGNYLQTKGQEFGATTGRRRRCGWFDAVVVRHAFRINGIKRFALTKIDVLDGIDTLKICVGYKARGRTFSEFPASRGLQAECKPIYKNFPGFTGNLRELKNFENFPREAKSFVKAIENSVGAKCALISLGKSREETLVLDKNFAWLK; from the coding sequence ATGTCATCACTTGTCGTCATAGGCGCCCAATGGGGAGATGAAGGAAAAGGAAAAATTGTCCATATCATCGGAAAAAACTCTGATGTCATTGTTCGTTATCAAGGCGGAAACAACGCCGGCCATACGGTGGTCTTTGACGGAAAACACTTTGTGCTGCACCTCATTCCCTCGGGTATTTTGGAACCCAAAAAGAAGGCCATCATCGGCAATGGCGTGGTGGTGGACCCCGGCGCCTTAAAAGAAGAGGTGGAATTTCTTGAGAAAAGGAAAATCCAAGTCAGAGGACGCCTCAGCGTTTCGGAACTGGCGCATGTGATTCTTTCCTACCACAAATATCTGGACACACTTCGGGAAACCGGCGCCAAAGCTGGCGTGATTGGAACCACGCGCAAAGGCATCGGACCCGCCTATTCGGATAAAGTCGCCCGGAACGGCATTCGCGTGGTGGATTATTTGGAAAAAGACCTTTTTGAATCTTTGCTGGAACATAATTTGCGAGACAAGGAACCCTTGCTGGCCAAGGTCAAACCCATCAAACAGATCCGCGCTGAAATAATGAAAGACTATCCCAAACTTCGCGATTTTATGCAGGAGTTTGCCACCGACACTTCCATCCAACTCGCCAAGGCTTTTGATGATAAAAAACGGATTCTTTTTGAAAGCGCTCAAGGAACGATGCTGGATGTTGATTTCGGGACCTATCCGTATGTCACCTCCAGCAACCCCATCGCGGGGGGAGCCTGTGCCGGCGCCGGAGTGGGACCCAGCAATATTGATGAAGTCCTGGGGGTTATCAAAGCCTACACCACCCGTGTGGGGGACGGTCCCTTTCCCACTGAACTCTTTGACGCCACTGGCAATTATCTCCAAACCAAAGGTCAAGAATTTGGGGCCACCACTGGCCGACGACGGCGTTGTGGTTGGTTTGACGCGGTGGTCGTGCGGCACGCCTTCCGTATCAATGGCATCAAACGTTTCGCGCTCACCAAAATTGATGTATTGGATGGAATTGATACGCTCAAGATCTGCGTGGGATACAAAGCGCGAGGCAGAACATTCTCTGAATTTCCGGCCAGCCGAGGCTTGCAAGCGGAATGCAAACCGATTTACAAAAACTTTCCTGGTTTCACAGGGAATTTGCGGGAGTTAAAGAACTTCGAGAATTTTCCACGCGAGGCCAAAAGCTTTGTGAAAGCCATTGAAAATTCTGTCGGCGCCAAATGCGCTTTAATTTCGCTTGGAAAAAGCCGGGAAGAAACGTTGGTCTTGGATAAGAATTTCGCATGGCTGAAATAA
- the yihX gene encoding Alpha-D-glucose 1-phosphate phosphatase YihX has product MIKTVLFDLGNVILPFDVMRLAKRLTKHSHLSAPEIVERLWNDYIADHFETGKMSPQEYFVHITELCQFKDLTYEEFEPIFNEIFDEDAEIVALISRLKGRYKLGIISNTNEIHVRHIKKTYSYLSHFDFHWWSNEAGVRKPNPAIYQMALTHFSVNPSEAVFIDDLHTNIATAKQLGINAIHYKGARALKAELAKLGVEH; this is encoded by the coding sequence ATGATAAAAACCGTCTTATTTGATCTCGGCAACGTCATCTTGCCGTTCGATGTCATGCGCTTGGCCAAACGCTTGACAAAACACAGTCATTTATCGGCCCCGGAGATCGTCGAACGTCTCTGGAACGATTATATTGCCGACCATTTCGAGACTGGGAAAATGTCCCCGCAAGAATATTTTGTGCATATCACCGAATTGTGCCAGTTCAAGGATCTCACCTATGAAGAGTTCGAACCCATTTTCAATGAGATCTTTGATGAGGACGCAGAAATTGTGGCCCTGATTTCCCGCCTTAAGGGCCGATACAAATTGGGAATCATCTCCAATACCAATGAAATTCACGTCCGCCACATAAAAAAAACTTACAGTTATCTATCCCACTTCGATTTCCATTGGTGGTCGAATGAAGCGGGGGTCCGAAAACCCAATCCCGCCATTTATCAAATGGCTCTCACCCACTTTTCAGTCAACCCATCTGAGGCCGTCTTCATTGACGATTTGCACACCAACATCGCCACCGCCAAACAATTGGGAATAAACGCGATACATTACAAGGGCGCCCGCGCCCTTAAAGCGGAACTCGCGAAATTAGGAGTGGAACACTAA